From Pseudodesulfovibrio alkaliphilus, one genomic window encodes:
- a CDS encoding polysaccharide biosynthesis protein → MKLGLPNFRNLNFYAMLLADMVIFAVALYAAYLFRFDFEVPHFFAVQYQGLLKYVIAFKVALFLFFGLYRGMWRYTSLDDYWRLLRVTALQSLILVSFVVFRFSFVGVPRSIFVIDWVLTLVLCSGLRLLIRAFYARTLSLARSAPGRKDVLVVGAKDAAEKIGRELTTSQGQHNLIGFLDDDPALRGRTIHGRPVLGPVASLGEVAERFGVDEIFLAVSEATAEEMRRMVETCKATGLPYKTLPAMAEIIDGKVAVNTLRDIDYLDLLGRSPVSLDTAGIRQYLCDQTVLITGCGGSIGSELCRQIVRYRPGRLVLVDASEYNLYEIEMELRHALGFDRCTTILGSVADAPLMERTFREHRPSAVFHAAAYKHVPMLERNPWQAVRNNIEGSRTVMQAAVRAGVERFVVVSTDKAVRPTNVMGASKRVTELLMQALSGGPTRFMAVRFGNVVGSSGSVVPLFRRQIASGGPVTVTHPDVTRYFMSISEATQLILQAGSMGEAGTGGEVFVLDMGVPVRIADMARDLIRLSGKEPDVDVEIVFTGLREGEKLFEELITEGEGIVRTEHDKILVVGSADTVRAKDLDSELDALCRAAEAHDGEAIRTILKRLVPEYAPEGN, encoded by the coding sequence ATGAAGCTTGGCCTGCCCAATTTCCGCAACCTGAACTTTTATGCCATGCTCCTGGCGGACATGGTCATCTTTGCCGTGGCCCTGTATGCGGCCTATCTTTTCCGCTTCGATTTCGAGGTGCCGCACTTTTTCGCGGTCCAGTACCAGGGGCTGCTCAAGTACGTGATCGCCTTCAAGGTGGCGCTGTTCCTTTTTTTCGGCCTGTATCGGGGCATGTGGCGGTACACCAGCCTTGACGACTACTGGCGGCTCTTGCGGGTCACGGCGCTGCAAAGCCTCATCCTGGTCTCCTTTGTGGTCTTTCGCTTCTCCTTTGTCGGAGTGCCTCGCTCCATCTTTGTCATCGACTGGGTGCTGACCCTGGTTCTGTGCAGCGGGCTTCGGCTTTTGATCCGCGCCTTCTACGCCCGCACTCTCTCCCTGGCCCGTTCCGCACCGGGCCGCAAGGACGTGCTCGTGGTCGGGGCCAAGGACGCGGCCGAGAAGATCGGGCGCGAGCTGACCACCAGCCAGGGCCAGCACAACCTCATCGGGTTTTTGGATGACGACCCGGCCCTCAGGGGCCGGACCATTCACGGCAGGCCGGTGCTCGGCCCGGTGGCCAGCCTGGGCGAGGTGGCCGAGCGCTTCGGGGTGGACGAGATTTTTCTGGCCGTGTCCGAGGCCACGGCCGAGGAGATGCGGCGCATGGTGGAAACATGCAAGGCCACGGGGCTTCCCTACAAGACCCTGCCCGCCATGGCCGAGATCATCGACGGCAAGGTGGCCGTCAATACGCTGCGCGACATCGACTATCTCGACCTTTTGGGCCGTTCCCCCGTGAGCCTCGACACGGCCGGCATCAGGCAGTATCTCTGCGATCAGACCGTGCTGATCACCGGGTGCGGGGGCTCCATCGGGTCGGAGCTGTGCCGCCAGATCGTTCGCTACCGGCCAGGCCGTCTCGTGCTGGTGGATGCCTCCGAATACAATCTGTATGAAATCGAGATGGAGCTGCGCCACGCCCTGGGCTTTGACCGCTGCACCACCATACTCGGCTCGGTGGCCGATGCGCCGCTCATGGAACGCACTTTCCGGGAGCATCGGCCTTCAGCGGTTTTCCACGCTGCGGCCTACAAGCATGTCCCCATGCTGGAGCGCAACCCGTGGCAGGCCGTTCGCAACAACATTGAAGGATCGCGCACGGTCATGCAGGCGGCCGTGAGGGCCGGGGTGGAGCGGTTCGTGGTGGTGTCCACGGACAAGGCGGTGCGGCCCACCAACGTCATGGGCGCGAGCAAGCGCGTGACCGAGCTGCTGATGCAGGCCCTAAGCGGCGGGCCCACCCGGTTCATGGCTGTGCGTTTCGGCAACGTGGTCGGCTCCAGCGGCTCGGTGGTGCCCCTGTTCCGGCGTCAGATCGCTTCGGGGGGGCCTGTCACCGTGACCCACCCGGATGTGACCCGCTACTTCATGAGCATCTCCGAGGCCACGCAGCTCATTCTCCAGGCGGGCAGCATGGGCGAGGCAGGGACCGGCGGCGAGGTCTTTGTCCTGGACATGGGGGTGCCCGTACGCATCGCGGACATGGCCCGCGACCTCATCCGCCTCTCGGGCAAGGAACCGGACGTGGATGTGGAGATCGTCTTTACCGGACTGCGCGAGGGGGAGAAGCTCTTTGAGGAGCTGATCACCGAGGGCGAGGGCATCGTGCGTACCGAGCACGACAAGATCCTGGTGGTGGGGTCGGCCGACACGGTCCGGGCCAAGGACCTGGACAGCGAGCTGGACGCCTTGTGCCGGGCGGCCGAGGCCCACGACGGCGAGGCCATCAGGACCATTCTCAAGCGCCTTGTCCCCGAGTATGCGCCGGAGGGCAACTAG
- a CDS encoding bifunctional acetate--CoA ligase family protein/GNAT family N-acetyltransferase: MSVINLEYLFKPRSVAVIGATNDPRNAGNIVMRNLMAGGFLGPVMPVSDTAEAIAGVLTYPSVKALPKVPDLAVVCSPLDEVPEIVHSLRQGGTRGAVLMGSGFSGMSLEERQDIKATILKIATPPDIRILGPKSLGFMVPSLNLNASLAHVGAAPGKVAFVSQSDSLFATVLDWAQAKGVGFSHMIALGSRIDVSFADILDYLASDPQTRSIMLYVESLKDAREFMSAARAASRNKPVLVVRPGQALDIVHDEHWRREDGPHRLCDAVYDVAFRRAGMLRVENIDGLFDAAQTLGTLRHVYGRKLAILTNGTSAGILAADRLLAGGGELAPLADETVAAIDALLGEENWSRSNPVGIPYNADGKAYAEVVKLLLRDKGSNGILVMHVPWTAVPDLDVATALCEALKRAHRMVLTAWLGSGTAVQSREIFSRAGVPTYETPTHAVRAFLYMAEYQRNQEMLIETPDSLPTDFFPDTSRAREIVRKALDAGRSGLTEPEAKDILAAYGIPVVETRIAQSAKEAVIAADELGYPVAIKLRSPQIPQPFDMGGVLLDLETPERVWEGAASILARATRERPDAYIEGFTVQKMGRRPGAHELAISAEVDPVFGPVLLFGHGGMAREMIQDSALALPPLSMSLARELIGRTRIATLLRGTPSHPPADIDDLSLTLIQISQLIVDVPQIASIDINPLYADSEGVLALGGKITIAPFEGEGERRLAIRPYPRELEECVTLKGGRHVTIRPIRPEDESTHRAFLANLTDEDLRLRFFGVVQRDFDHKDIARFTQIDYDREMAFIATALDLRGDPETLGVMRTNTKPDNSEAEFAIVVRSDQKGEGLGSLLFHKGIRYTRDRGTLRLTGQTMLENKAMQGLARKFGFVVTPDPHDEDLVEMVLDLETVKE, encoded by the coding sequence ATGAGCGTCATCAACCTGGAATATCTCTTCAAGCCCCGCTCCGTCGCGGTCATCGGCGCCACCAACGATCCGCGCAACGCAGGCAACATCGTCATGCGCAACCTCATGGCCGGCGGGTTTCTCGGGCCGGTCATGCCCGTGTCGGACACGGCCGAGGCCATTGCGGGGGTGCTGACCTATCCATCGGTCAAGGCCCTGCCCAAGGTGCCTGACCTGGCCGTGGTCTGCTCGCCGCTGGACGAGGTGCCCGAGATCGTCCACTCCCTCCGGCAGGGCGGCACCCGGGGGGCGGTGCTCATGGGCTCGGGGTTTTCGGGCATGAGCCTTGAGGAGAGACAGGATATCAAGGCCACCATCCTCAAGATCGCCACCCCGCCGGACATCCGCATTCTCGGGCCCAAGTCGCTTGGCTTCATGGTCCCCTCCCTCAACCTCAACGCCTCCCTGGCCCATGTGGGAGCCGCGCCGGGCAAGGTGGCCTTTGTCTCCCAGTCGGATTCGCTTTTTGCCACGGTCCTGGACTGGGCCCAGGCCAAGGGCGTTGGATTTTCGCACATGATCGCTCTGGGCAGCCGCATCGATGTTTCCTTTGCCGACATCCTCGACTACCTCGCCTCGGACCCGCAGACCCGGTCCATCATGCTCTATGTGGAGTCCCTCAAGGACGCCCGCGAGTTCATGTCCGCTGCCAGGGCCGCCTCGCGCAACAAGCCGGTGCTGGTGGTGCGGCCGGGCCAGGCACTGGATATCGTGCACGACGAGCACTGGCGGAGAGAAGACGGCCCGCACCGGCTCTGCGACGCGGTCTACGATGTGGCCTTCCGGCGCGCTGGCATGCTGCGGGTGGAAAACATCGACGGACTCTTCGACGCCGCCCAGACCCTGGGCACCCTGCGTCATGTCTACGGCCGCAAGCTGGCCATCCTGACCAACGGCACCAGCGCGGGCATCCTGGCCGCGGACAGGTTGCTGGCGGGCGGTGGCGAGCTGGCTCCGTTGGCCGATGAGACCGTGGCCGCCATCGACGCCCTGCTGGGCGAGGAGAACTGGTCGCGTTCAAATCCTGTGGGCATCCCCTACAACGCTGACGGCAAGGCCTATGCCGAGGTGGTCAAACTGCTGCTCAGGGACAAGGGCTCCAACGGCATTCTGGTCATGCACGTGCCCTGGACGGCCGTGCCGGACCTGGATGTGGCCACCGCCCTGTGCGAGGCGCTGAAGCGGGCGCACCGCATGGTGCTGACCGCGTGGCTTGGCTCGGGCACGGCAGTGCAGTCGCGGGAGATTTTCAGCCGGGCGGGAGTGCCCACCTATGAAACGCCCACCCATGCGGTGCGCGCCTTCCTCTACATGGCCGAATACCAGCGCAACCAGGAAATGCTCATCGAAACCCCCGATTCCCTGCCCACGGACTTTTTCCCGGACACGAGCCGGGCCAGGGAGATCGTGCGCAAGGCCCTGGATGCCGGGCGTTCGGGACTGACCGAGCCCGAGGCCAAGGACATCCTGGCCGCCTACGGCATCCCGGTGGTGGAGACGCGCATCGCGCAGTCGGCCAAGGAGGCGGTCATCGCGGCCGACGAACTGGGCTATCCGGTGGCCATCAAGCTCAGAAGCCCCCAGATTCCCCAGCCCTTTGACATGGGCGGGGTGCTCCTCGACCTGGAGACCCCGGAACGGGTCTGGGAAGGGGCGGCCTCCATCCTGGCCAGGGCCACCCGCGAACGGCCCGACGCCTATATCGAGGGCTTCACGGTCCAGAAGATGGGGCGCAGGCCCGGTGCCCACGAGCTGGCCATCTCGGCCGAGGTGGACCCGGTCTTCGGCCCGGTGCTGCTTTTCGGCCACGGCGGCATGGCCCGTGAGATGATCCAGGACTCGGCCCTGGCCCTGCCGCCCTTGTCCATGAGCCTGGCCCGCGAGTTGATCGGCCGTACCCGCATCGCCACCCTGCTCCGGGGTACGCCGTCGCACCCGCCCGCTGACATCGACGACCTCTCCCTGACGCTGATCCAGATATCCCAGCTCATCGTGGACGTACCCCAGATCGCGTCCATCGACATCAACCCCCTGTACGCCGACAGCGAGGGCGTCCTCGCCCTGGGCGGCAAGATCACCATCGCGCCCTTTGAGGGCGAGGGCGAGCGGCGCCTCGCCATCCGGCCCTACCCCCGCGAGCTTGAGGAATGCGTTACCCTCAAGGGAGGCCGCCATGTCACCATCCGGCCCATCCGGCCCGAGGACGAGTCCACCCATCGCGCCTTCCTGGCCAACCTCACGGACGAGGACCTTCGGCTGCGCTTTTTCGGGGTGGTCCAGCGCGACTTCGACCACAAGGACATCGCCCGCTTCACCCAGATCGACTACGACCGCGAGATGGCCTTCATCGCCACGGCCCTTGATCTGCGCGGCGATCCCGAGACCCTGGGCGTCATGCGTACCAACACCAAGCCGGACAACAGCGAGGCCGAATTCGCCATAGTGGTCCGTTCGGATCAGAAGGGCGAGGGCCTGGGCAGCCTGCTCTTCCACAAGGGTATCCGCTATACCCGCGACCGGGGCACCCTCCGTCTGACGGGCCAGACAATGCTCGAGAACAAGGCCATGCAGGGGCTGGCCCGCAAGTTTGGCTTTGTGGTCACGCCGGACCCCCACGACGAGGATTTGGTGGAAATGGTCCTGGACCTGGAGACGGTCAAGGAGTAG
- a CDS encoding HIT family protein: protein MRPRDKDCIFCKIVEGAIPCARVFETEHILAFLDIAPVHPGHVLVVPKGHYPTLMDIPAELGTDLADALSRVGRAVMEATAADGLNLMQNNFEAAGQLVHHAHFHLIPRHSGDGLTLWPQSGYKTPDEMSGLAKTIAGLLK, encoded by the coding sequence ATGCGGCCAAGGGACAAGGATTGTATTTTCTGCAAGATCGTGGAGGGGGCCATTCCCTGCGCCAGGGTCTTTGAGACGGAGCATATCCTTGCCTTTCTGGACATCGCTCCCGTGCATCCGGGCCATGTTCTGGTCGTGCCCAAAGGGCACTACCCCACGCTTATGGATATTCCGGCCGAGCTGGGGACGGATCTGGCCGACGCCCTCTCCAGGGTGGGTCGGGCGGTGATGGAGGCCACGGCCGCCGACGGCCTCAACCTGATGCAGAACAATTTTGAAGCGGCGGGCCAACTGGTCCACCACGCGCATTTTCATCTCATTCCGAGGCATTCCGGCGATGGCCTGACCTTGTGGCCCCAGTCGGGATACAAGACTCCCGACGAGATGAGCGGCCTGGCGAAGACCATCGCGGGCCTGCTGAAATAA
- a CDS encoding B12-binding domain-containing radical SAM protein: protein MTRPPHPHIPWSGGQGVRPLRVLGINPWITDFAAFNLWSRPVGLLACLSMLRSAGAAVALMDCLDPTWDGVAWPRPGRYGTGHYPKTEIEPPPALAFTGRRYSRYGLDRDMVRQGLARLDPPPDAVLVSSVMTYWYPGALDALEMAAGLWPDATRILGGPYPTLCAQHAARHARADLLVHGALERPENWTRLWRTLGREVPPLPDGAGLRLALDLYPAPEFAPVLGSRGCPFACDYCASRALHPGFIQSDPGPVLASMEVEQMRGVRDFAFYDDALLVAPQRWLWPVLDAVATRWPEVRLHTPNAMHVRSLTADTCRRLKAGGLTTVRLGLETTDFDHRHDIKLTRREWETGAANLVSAGFELADIGVYILFGLPGQDLAQVEQAVRHVHDFGFRPHLAHYTPIPGSPMFNAACLASPYPIAEEPLFQNNSIWPCVPGGFAWDKAARWKALLRG from the coding sequence ATGACCCGGCCGCCCCATCCGCACATACCCTGGTCAGGCGGCCAGGGTGTAAGGCCCCTCCGGGTGCTCGGCATCAACCCGTGGATCACGGATTTCGCGGCCTTCAACCTGTGGTCGCGGCCGGTGGGGCTGCTGGCCTGCCTGTCCATGCTCCGTAGCGCAGGCGCGGCCGTGGCCCTGATGGACTGCCTGGACCCCACCTGGGACGGGGTGGCCTGGCCGCGGCCCGGCCGATACGGCACCGGGCACTATCCCAAGACCGAAATCGAGCCGCCCCCTGCCCTGGCCTTCACCGGCCGCCGATACAGCCGCTACGGCCTGGACCGGGACATGGTGCGCCAGGGGCTGGCCCGGCTTGATCCGCCGCCGGACGCCGTTCTGGTCTCGTCGGTCATGACCTACTGGTATCCGGGTGCCCTCGACGCCCTGGAGATGGCCGCCGGGCTGTGGCCTGACGCGACGCGCATCCTGGGCGGCCCCTACCCGACCCTGTGCGCGCAACACGCCGCCCGCCACGCCAGGGCGGACCTGCTGGTACACGGAGCGCTGGAAAGACCCGAAAACTGGACGAGACTGTGGCGCACCCTGGGCCGCGAGGTCCCGCCCTTGCCCGATGGGGCAGGGCTGCGTCTTGCCCTGGACCTTTACCCCGCGCCGGAGTTTGCCCCGGTGCTCGGCTCACGCGGCTGCCCCTTTGCCTGTGATTATTGCGCCAGCCGGGCACTGCACCCCGGCTTCATCCAGTCCGACCCCGGCCCGGTTCTGGCTTCCATGGAGGTCGAGCAGATGCGCGGGGTGCGCGACTTCGCCTTCTATGACGACGCCCTGTTGGTGGCCCCGCAACGCTGGCTGTGGCCCGTGCTCGACGCCGTGGCCACCCGGTGGCCCGAGGTGCGTCTGCACACGCCCAACGCCATGCACGTGCGCAGCCTCACGGCCGACACCTGCCGCCGTCTCAAGGCCGGTGGCCTGACCACCGTGCGCCTGGGGCTCGAAACCACGGACTTCGACCACCGCCACGACATCAAGCTGACCCGGCGCGAATGGGAGACCGGAGCCGCCAACCTCGTCAGCGCTGGCTTCGAGCTGGCCGACATCGGCGTGTACATCCTCTTTGGCTTGCCCGGCCAGGATCTGGCCCAAGTGGAACAGGCCGTGCGCCATGTGCACGATTTCGGCTTCCGGCCCCATCTGGCCCACTACACGCCCATCCCGGGCAGCCCCATGTTCAATGCTGCGTGTCTGGCCAGCCCCTATCCCATCGCCGAGGAGCCGTTGTTTCAAAACAACTCCATCTGGCCCTGCGTTCCCGGCGGTTTTGCCTGGGACAAAGCCGCCCGATGGAAGGCCCTGCTCCGGGGATGA
- a CDS encoding integration host factor subunit alpha, producing the protein MSTLTKAGIVDYIYERTESNRAEIKDLVETILDIMKSAVKKDHALLISGFGKFEAYDKRARKGRNPQTSQTITLPPRKVVVFRLSRKFRSELNPS; encoded by the coding sequence ATGAGTACCCTCACCAAGGCCGGCATCGTTGACTACATCTATGAGCGCACGGAAAGCAACCGCGCCGAGATCAAGGATCTGGTCGAAACCATTCTCGACATCATGAAAAGCGCGGTCAAAAAGGACCACGCGCTGCTCATCAGCGGGTTCGGCAAGTTCGAGGCCTACGACAAGCGGGCGCGCAAGGGGCGCAATCCCCAGACAAGCCAGACCATCACCCTGCCGCCGCGCAAGGTGGTCGTGTTCCGGCTGTCCCGCAAGTTCCGCTCGGAACTTAATCCGTCTTAA
- a CDS encoding SPOR domain-containing protein produces MMNAKKNGMMLAVCLAAALTLGGCARQHIVSSPPAERPTARATPLPAEQTPEPSATKGPEDERRENEGVYVVDAPVAEQAGRSVAESELGEEPLPAEAAPATAATGPVAADEAFDAPAAAHAPLTHETHPGATAAALPEVVEGGSFFVQVGAFSDLENANRALARLIADGYKGSRLDATGDGLIRVQAGAFGDHGSAEAALDRLQAEYPKGFVLKTD; encoded by the coding sequence ATGATGAATGCTAAAAAAAACGGGATGATGCTCGCTGTCTGTCTGGCGGCAGCCCTGACCCTTGGCGGCTGCGCTCGGCAGCATATCGTTTCCTCGCCTCCGGCCGAACGGCCAACGGCGCGGGCCACGCCTCTGCCCGCCGAGCAGACGCCCGAGCCGTCGGCCACCAAGGGGCCGGAAGATGAGCGGCGCGAAAACGAAGGGGTCTATGTGGTGGATGCACCCGTCGCAGAGCAGGCCGGACGGAGCGTGGCCGAAAGCGAGCTGGGCGAGGAGCCTCTGCCCGCCGAGGCGGCGCCAGCCACGGCGGCGACTGGCCCGGTTGCGGCCGACGAAGCCTTCGACGCCCCGGCCGCAGCCCACGCCCCTCTTACCCACGAGACGCACCCCGGCGCCACGGCCGCGGCCCTGCCCGAGGTTGTCGAGGGCGGGAGCTTCTTTGTGCAGGTGGGCGCGTTCTCAGACCTTGAAAACGCGAACAGAGCCCTCGCACGCCTCATTGCCGACGGGTACAAGGGCTCCAGGCTGGACGCCACCGGAGACGGGTTGATCCGCGTCCAGGCCGGGGCCTTTGGCGACCACGGCTCTGCCGAGGCGGCCCTTGACCGGCTCCAAGCGGAATACCCCAAGGGGTTCGTGCTTAAGACGGATTAA
- the acs gene encoding acetate--CoA ligase, producing MSEEKKIESLQKEGQIFHPDPAMQPRAWIKSMDDYRAVHERALNDPESYWGERAKELITWFSDFDTVLETDYDTPQFKWFSGGRTNVSYNCLDRHLTNGRRNKAAIIWQGEPEADVKVYTYQMLHTEVCRFANVLKKKGVKRGDRVALYMPMIPELAIAMLACTRLGAVHSIVFAGFSAIALQSRIKDSEAKVLITADAVLRAGKTIPLKPNADEALKGCPSVEQCIVVRRGGNDIAMVEGRDSWWHDEVGADDITAHCPHEEMEAEDPLFILYTSGSTGKPKGVLHTTGGYLTYAAHTTQYVFDVKDDDVYWCTADVGWITGHSYIVYGPLALGATSVMFEGVPSYPKPDRFWRVVDKFKVNIFYTAPTVIRALMREGDEWARHYDLSSLRLLGSVGEPINPEAWLWYHSIIGGGRLPIVDTWWQTETGGIMISAMPFATPLKPGSATLPLPGVSARIVRRDGTPAEPNEGGHLVIDKPWPGMLRNVYGDPERYKTTYFAGFPGAYEAGDGARVDGDGYFWIMGRLDDVINVSGHRMGTAEIESALVAHPDVTEAAVVGMPHEVKGETIYAYVTLKAGIEPSDEIMKDLKVWVRKEIGPIATPEFIQFADGLPKTRSGKIMRRVLRKIVEGSSDFGDTSTLADPGVVTDLVEGNRDLRR from the coding sequence ATGAGCGAAGAGAAAAAAATCGAGAGCTTGCAGAAGGAAGGACAGATTTTCCACCCCGACCCGGCCATGCAGCCCCGGGCCTGGATCAAGAGCATGGACGACTACCGGGCCGTCCACGAGCGCGCCCTCAACGACCCGGAAAGTTACTGGGGCGAGCGGGCGAAAGAACTGATCACCTGGTTCTCCGATTTCGACACCGTGCTTGAAACAGACTACGACACCCCGCAGTTCAAGTGGTTTTCCGGCGGCAGGACCAACGTCTCGTACAACTGCCTTGACCGCCACCTGACCAACGGCCGCCGCAACAAGGCCGCCATCATCTGGCAGGGCGAACCCGAGGCGGATGTCAAGGTCTACACCTATCAGATGCTCCACACCGAGGTCTGCCGCTTCGCCAACGTGCTCAAGAAGAAAGGCGTCAAGCGCGGGGACCGCGTGGCCCTGTACATGCCCATGATCCCGGAGCTGGCCATCGCCATGCTCGCCTGCACCCGGCTGGGCGCGGTCCATTCCATCGTCTTTGCCGGATTCTCGGCCATTGCCCTGCAATCGCGCATCAAGGACAGCGAGGCCAAGGTGCTGATCACGGCCGACGCCGTGCTGCGGGCCGGCAAGACCATCCCGCTGAAGCCCAATGCGGACGAGGCCCTCAAGGGGTGCCCCAGCGTGGAGCAGTGCATCGTGGTCCGGCGCGGCGGCAACGACATCGCCATGGTCGAGGGCCGCGATTCCTGGTGGCATGACGAGGTCGGCGCGGACGACATCACCGCCCATTGCCCCCATGAGGAGATGGAGGCCGAAGACCCCCTGTTCATCCTCTACACCTCCGGCTCCACGGGCAAGCCCAAGGGAGTGCTGCACACCACCGGAGGCTACCTGACCTACGCGGCCCACACCACCCAGTACGTTTTCGACGTCAAGGACGACGACGTGTACTGGTGTACGGCCGACGTGGGCTGGATCACCGGCCATTCCTACATCGTCTACGGCCCTCTGGCCCTGGGCGCCACCTCGGTCATGTTCGAGGGCGTGCCGAGCTATCCCAAGCCGGACCGCTTCTGGCGCGTGGTGGACAAGTTCAAGGTCAACATCTTTTACACCGCGCCCACGGTCATCCGCGCCCTGATGCGCGAGGGCGACGAGTGGGCCAGGCATTACGACCTCTCCTCCCTGCGTCTGCTCGGCAGCGTGGGCGAGCCCATCAATCCCGAGGCGTGGCTTTGGTATCACTCGATCATCGGCGGCGGCAGGCTGCCCATCGTCGATACTTGGTGGCAGACCGAAACCGGCGGCATCATGATTTCAGCCATGCCCTTTGCCACGCCGCTCAAGCCCGGCTCGGCCACCCTGCCCCTGCCCGGCGTCTCGGCCAGGATCGTGCGCCGCGACGGCACCCCGGCCGAACCCAACGAGGGCGGCCATCTGGTCATCGACAAGCCCTGGCCGGGCATGCTGCGCAACGTCTACGGCGACCCCGAACGCTACAAGACCACCTATTTCGCGGGATTCCCCGGCGCCTATGAAGCCGGCGACGGCGCACGCGTGGATGGCGACGGCTACTTCTGGATCATGGGCCGCCTGGACGACGTGATCAACGTCTCGGGCCACCGCATGGGCACCGCCGAGATCGAATCCGCCCTGGTGGCCCACCCGGACGTGACCGAGGCCGCCGTGGTCGGCATGCCCCACGAGGTCAAGGGGGAGACCATCTACGCCTATGTAACCCTCAAGGCCGGCATCGAACCCTCCGACGAGATCATGAAGGATCTCAAGGTCTGGGTGCGCAAGGAGATCGGCCCCATCGCCACACCCGAGTTCATCCAGTTCGCCGACGGCCTACCCAAGACGCGCTCGGGCAAGATCATGCGCCGCGTGCTGCGCAAGATCGTCGAAGGCTCCAGCGACTTCGGCGACACCTCCACCCTGGCCGATCCGGGCGTGGTCACCGATCTGGTGGAAGGCAACCGCGACCTGCGCCGCTGA
- a CDS encoding DegT/DnrJ/EryC1/StrS family aminotransferase, which yields MPTSDRLYLSPPHMGGAELDFVHRAFESNFIAPLGPQLAEFEAEFSRLTGFAHCLGLSSGTAAIHLGLRQLGVGPGDVVIASTLTFIGSVTPATFLGADLHFVDCDAATWTMDPALLAEAVDQVEADGRRVGAVIPTDLYGQCSDYDALLAVCHPRGIPLLVDAAEAVGAAYKDRHAGRGGDAAVYSFNGNKIITTGGGGLLASDDKALIDEARRLSQQARDPAPHYQHSTIGYNYRMSNVAAAIGLGQLDVLAERVARRRAIFDWYVDSLGRLPGVSFMPEAAYGLGNRWLTVILLDEAEFGAGPEDVRLALEAENIESRPVWKPMHMQPVFRDVPCSGGAVSEGLFRRGLCLPSGTAMSEAELDRVARRVAAMTATSPRGGRGTP from the coding sequence ATGCCGACCAGCGACAGACTCTATCTTTCCCCCCCGCACATGGGCGGCGCGGAACTGGATTTCGTCCACCGGGCTTTCGAGTCCAATTTCATTGCGCCCCTGGGACCACAGCTGGCCGAGTTCGAGGCGGAGTTTTCGCGGCTGACCGGGTTTGCCCACTGTCTGGGGCTTTCCAGCGGCACAGCGGCCATCCACCTGGGGCTGCGCCAGCTCGGTGTCGGCCCGGGCGATGTGGTCATCGCCTCCACCCTGACCTTCATCGGCTCGGTCACTCCGGCCACGTTCCTGGGCGCGGACCTGCACTTCGTGGATTGCGACGCGGCCACCTGGACCATGGACCCGGCCCTGCTGGCCGAGGCCGTGGACCAAGTCGAGGCCGACGGCCGCCGGGTGGGCGCGGTGATCCCCACCGACCTTTACGGCCAGTGTTCGGACTACGACGCCCTGCTGGCCGTGTGCCATCCGCGTGGAATCCCCCTGCTCGTCGATGCGGCCGAGGCCGTGGGCGCGGCCTACAAGGATCGCCACGCCGGACGCGGCGGGGATGCGGCCGTGTATTCCTTCAACGGCAACAAGATCATCACCACAGGCGGGGGAGGGCTCCTGGCCAGCGACGACAAGGCGCTCATAGACGAGGCCCGCAGGCTTTCCCAGCAGGCCCGCGATCCTGCCCCCCACTATCAGCATTCCACCATCGGTTACAACTACCGCATGAGCAACGTGGCCGCGGCCATCGGCCTGGGGCAGCTCGACGTGCTTGCCGAGCGCGTGGCCCGGCGCAGGGCCATCTTCGACTGGTATGTCGACTCGCTCGGTCGGCTGCCGGGGGTTTCCTTCATGCCCGAGGCCGCCTACGGCCTGGGAAACCGCTGGCTGACCGTGATCCTCCTTGACGAGGCGGAGTTCGGGGCCGGCCCCGAGGACGTTCGCCTCGCCCTGGAGGCGGAGAACATCGAGTCCCGGCCGGTCTGGAAGCCCATGCACATGCAGCCCGTGTTCAGGGACGTGCCTTGCTCCGGCGGTGCGGTGAGCGAGGGGCTTTTCCGCCGCGGCCTTTGCCTGCCCTCGGGCACGGCCATGAGCGAGGCGGAGCTGGATCGCGTGGCCCGGAGAGTCGCGGCCATGACGGCCACGTCCCCTCGGGGCGGGAGGGGCACCCCATGA